One window of Drosophila busckii strain San Diego stock center, stock number 13000-0081.31 chromosome 3L, ASM1175060v1, whole genome shotgun sequence genomic DNA carries:
- the LOC108597888 gene encoding ionotropic receptor 75a: protein MHSCTLAITLSCLLASAAAATETQSALPHAAIASSTALLQSELLLQFVQQHKHIPRLTYFSCHNTASNDTGNVRATPMELDQLRAAFAAKNAQLIERLYLQSERPFVRIVQLDVLRQLHGRTRSRPGSPVSPSGRDPRVTALSALPSSGDWLNDVLPLEDLRQIVALDLACGILSRRFLELASSKLLFNDKYHWLLIEDYALHAATGVEELPAPDEPESIEQLMETLNFYMNTEVTFAKRATEAESYTLYDVWSPGLNYGGHVNITQIGEFSIDAGLQLYSWFRTTSTLLRRLDMQHARVRCMVVVTNKNMTGTLMYYLTHTVSRHIDTMNRFNFNLLMIVRDMFNWTFVLSRTSTWGYVKNGRFDGMIGALIRNETDIGGAPIFYWLERHKWIDAAGRSWSSRPCFIFRHPRNTQKDRIVFLQPFSNDVWVLILICGVLTVLILWLLTTIEWKLVPHDGAALIKPKGGAPVHHHHQPQQPVARSVSAIEQDVQSLASVQLLPVKGGLWQRCYASLNNYILKRRQQRKSPQRVGLFLESVLFFVGIICQQGLGFSTSFVSGRTIVITSLLFSFCIFQFYSASIVGTLLMEKPKTIRTLSDLVQSSLQVGMEDVVYNRDYFVNTKDPVSLELYAKKITSVPSKEPEAVAAAAAAAAPVEEYTEAPPAGVDVANYRDIVHSHEVGAHAKDNVASNWLDPDTGLRRVKQGRFAFHVDVAAAYKIIQDTFSEREICELTEVSMFAPQKTICITQKNSPMRKVISYGLRRLTETGIFNYQFNIWHTSRPPCVKKIETSDLHVDMDTISSALIILLFSYGITLLVLGIEILYSKLQYRIVILAN from the exons ATGCATAGCTGCACGCTGGCCATAACATTAAGCTGCCTGCtggcgtcggcggcggcggccacaGAAACGCAGAGCGCCTTGCCACATGCGGCAATTGCAAGCAGCACGGCGCTGCTGCAGAgcgagctgttgctgcagtttgtgCAACAGCACAAGCACATACCACGGTTAACATACTTCAGCTGCCACAACACCGCCAGCAATGATACAGGCAACGTGCGTGCCACGCCCATGGAGCTCGACCAGCTACGCGCGGCATTCGCTGCCAAGAATGCGCAGCTCATTGAGCGTCTCTATCTGCAGTCGGAGCGGCCCTTTGTGCGTATTGTGCAGTTGGATGTGCTGCGTCAGCTGCACGGCAGGACGCGTAGCCGCCCCGGCAGTCCTGTCAGTCCCTCGGGCAGAGACCCGCGTGTTACAGCGCTCAGCGCATTGCCAAGCAGCGGCGATTGGCTGAACGATGTGCTGCCGCTGGAGGACCTGCGCCAAATTGTTGCCCTCGACTTGGCATGCGGCATCCTCAGTCGTCGCTTTCTGGAGCTG GCTTCATCCAAGCTGCTTTTCAACGATAAATATCACTGGCTATTGATTGAGGATTATGCGCTGCATGCTGCGACAGGCGTCGAGGAGCTGCCTGCTCCCGATGAGCCCGAGTCCATTGAGCAACTAATGGAGACCTTGAATTTCTACATGAACACGGAAGTGACATTCGCCAAGCGCGCCACTGAAGCAGAGTCCTATACGCTCTACGATGTCTG GAGTCCTGGCCTTAACTATGGCGGACATGTTAACATAACTCAAATAGGTGAATTTAGCATAGATGCTGGTCTACAGCTTTATAGCTGGTTTCGCACTACTTCGACGTTGCTGCGGCGCCTGGACATGCAACACGCACGCGTGCGCTGCATGGTTGTG GTGACCAACAAGAACATGACGGGCACTCTTATGTACTATCTAACGCACACAGTGTCGCGTCACATTGACACGATGAATCGCTTCAACTTTAATCTGCTGATGATTGTGCGCGATATGTTCAACTGGACGTTTGTGCTGTCGCGCACCTCGACCTGGGGCTATGTGAAGAATGGACGCTTTGATGGCATGATAGGCGCGCTGATACGCAATGAGACGGATATAGGGGGTGCGCCTATATTCTATTGGCTGGAGCGGCACAAGTGGATCGATGCAGCTGGACGCAGTTGGTCCAGTCGGCCGTGTTTTATCTTTCGACATCCGCGCAATACGCAAAAGGATCGCATTGTGTTTCTGCAGCCATTCAGCAATGATGTTTGGGTATTGATACTGATCTGTGGTGTTTTAACGGTGCTTATACTTTGGCTGCTGACGACTATAGAATGGAAACTGGTGCCACATGATGGCGCCGCATTGATAAAGCCCAAAGGCGGCGCGCCcgtgcatcatcatcatcagccaCAACAGCCAGTTGCGCGCTCAGTTAGCGCTATAGAGCAGGATGTGCAGTCGCTGGCAtctgtgcagctgctgcctgtcAAGGGCGGACTCTGGCAGCGCTGCTATGCCAGCTTGAATAATTATATACTGAAGCGTCGTCAGCAGCGCAAGTCGCCGCAGCGCGTGGGTTTGTTTTTGGAGTCGGTGCTGTTCTTTGTGGGCATTATTTGCCAGCAGGGCTTGGGCTTCTCCACTAGCTTTGTCTCGGGACGCACCATTGTCATAACCAGCCTGCTGTTCTCCTTTTGCATCTTTCAGTTCTACTCGGCCAGCATTGTGGGCACGCTGCTGATGGAGAAGCCCAAGACAATACGCACTTTGAGCGATTTGGTGCAGAGTTCGTTGCAGGTGGGCATGGAGGATGTGGTCTACAATCGCGACTATTTTGTG AACACCAAAGATCCTGTTAGCTTGGAGCTGTATGCCAAGAAGATTACCAGCGTGCCTAGCAAAGAGCCAgaggctgttgctgcagctgctgctgctgctgcacccgTTGAGGAATATACTGAAGCGCCGCCTGCTGGCGTCGATGTGGCCAACTATCGTGACATTGTGCATAGTCATGAGGTGGGCGCGCATGCCAAGGACAATGTCGCAAGCAATTGGCTGGATCCGGATACAGGACTGCGACGTGTTAAGCAAGGAC GTTTTGCTTTTCATgtggatgttgctgctgcttacaaaaTCATACAGGACACCTTTAGTGAGCGCGAAATTTGTGAACTCACCGAGGTGAGCATGTTTGCGCCGcagaaaacaatttgcattacgCAAAAGAATTCGCCAATGCGCAAGGTTATTTCCTATGG GCTACGACGCTTAACCGAAACGGGCATCTTCAATTATCAGTTTAATATTTGGCATACAAGTCGACCGCCTTGTGTTAAGAAAATCGAAACATCCGACTTGCAT GTGGACATGGATACAATTAGCTCGGCGcttataattttgctttttagctaTGGCATCACTTTGTTGGTTCTGGGCATTGAAATTCTCTATTCGAAGCTGCAGTATCGCATTGTTATTCTGGCAAATTGA